Sequence from the Bufo bufo chromosome 10, aBufBuf1.1, whole genome shotgun sequence genome:
AGCCTCAACTCTCATGAGAAGGGCCCTTGGCTCTCTCGGGCAGGGTCCTCAGCTCAAGGGCGGGGCCCTCAGTTCTCTTGGGTACAGCTCCTGGCTCACACGGGCAGGGCTCTTGGCTCTCATGAAAGAAGCCTCAACTCTCCTAGGAAGGGCCCTTGGCTCTCTCGGGCAGGGCCTCCGCTCACTGGGACGGGGCCCTCAGCTCTTGGCtcacacgggcagggccctcagcTCTCATGGACAGGGTTTTCAGCTCATGGACAGGGCCGTCAGCCTTCAGGGGCCGTCAGCCCTTGGCTCTCTCGGGCAGTGCCCTTGGCTCTCTCGGGCAGAGTTCTTGGCTCACACAGGTAGGACCCTCAGCTCTCTCAGACAGGACCCTCAGCTCTCTCGGACAGGTGCCTCAACTCACAGGGGCAGCACCCTCAGCTCACAGAGGCAGGACCCTCAGCTATCATAGGCAGGGTTCTCGGCTCAAGGGCGGGGCCCCTGGCTCTCTCAGGCAGGACCCTTGGCTCTCTCGGGCAGAGTTTTTGGCTCACAGGGGCAGGACCCTCAGCTCTCTCGGGCAGTGCCCTCGACTCTTGGCTCACATGGGCAGGGCTCTCAACTCTCTCGGGCAGGGCCCTCAGCTATCATGGGCAGGGCTCTCGTCTCTCTCGGGCAGAGTTCTTGGCTCACAGGCAGGGTCCTCAGCCTACAGGGGTAGGACACTCAGCTCTCTCGGGCAGGACCCTTGGCTCACAGGCGCAGGACCCTCAGCTCTCTCGGGCAGGAGCCTCAGCTATCATAGGCAGGTCCCTCAGCTGTTATGGGAAGGGTTCTCGGCTCAATGGCAGGGTCCTCGGCTCTCTCAGACAGGACCCTTGGCTCTCTCAGGTAGAGTTTCTGGCTCACATGGGCAGGGCCCTCAGCTTTCATGGGCAGGGTTCTCAGCTAATGGGTGGTGCCCTCAGCTCACAGGGCCAGGACCCTCAAATCTCTCGGGCAGGGCCCTCAGATCTCTCAGGCAGGGCCCTCAGCACCAGTCAGTAAGCTCAGGTTTCTTGTAAGCCCCCTTAGTATATGTTATGTACAGTGCCCCAGAAGATAACGGCATGGTACAGATGATGTAAATGATGGAGGAGCCGCTGTCATCAATCAATACATTTTATAAAAGGAGAGCAAACATAGATATGAATGTgaagcagctgctgcagaacatccccccccccccccccccaccagccggGAGCACTAAGTGCAGAACGAGACACGATGCAGCGAGGGAGCATCTGCAGTCACTGGGTATAAATAGTAGCATGAACATCtaccctccctccccccacaGGAGCAATCTTAAGACATTGCTAAGATATCTATAGCTAGGCATCTGCAGAGAACAGCAAGAAGTTAATAAATATTAAATCCTGAAAAACGTGAGGAGTCCagcgcgcgcacacacacacacgtctcTACCGCCCCGTCTCTCCTGAGGGACTGTTGCTGCATAGAAGAgaccagatctggagaagggataTTTGCTGCATAGAAGAcaccagatctggagaagggataTTTGCTGCATAGAAGACACCAGATCTGGAGAGGTCATGGGTCCAGGGTCACGTTTGGTCCTCATCAAACAGTGTGAACTTTGGCTTTACCTTGATGGAGATGTTTCTTCTGCGGATGGTGCTCTTAGGGGAGAAGGAGCGAAGGTCCAGGTTACCGTGGTCTTCCTCCAGCTGCCTTGCTGTGCATGTCGGGGTGGGCACCTTGATCGTATTGCCAAATTTTGAGTAGTCCACCGAGTACCTGCCGTCTTCTTCTGCTATGGTGGGCACAAAGCGTTGACCCCACAGAATCTCATCAGCCAAGTATGATGTCCTGGCCTGGGTGGTCATTCCGGTGGTCTCCACCACCCCCTCCAGGATGACAATGATCTCCAGGTCTTGCTGGTGAGTGAGGTCAGTGGCGGAGACGTCATACAGCGGACTGTCCTTGGTGATGGTGTGGCAGATGATGAGTGGTGACACCAGAAAGATGCCATTGGTACTGATGGGGTTCTCCATTTGGATATCTATCTGGTTGAGGGGCAGGACCTCTCCCTCCAGGCTGCTGGACTTCTTGACCACCTGCATGCGGATGGTGGAGCTGATGATCATGCTCTTCCGCAGGTCTCCAACCCTAAACATGAAGCAGAGTTTGCTGTTTCGTAGGGCAATGACGGCGTGCTTGCTGAAGATGAGGGTCTCCGCTCTACGGTGGGCCTGCGCCGTCTTCATGAAGATACAGCCCAACATGATAGCATTGATGACCAGACCTACAATGTTCTGAACGATGAGGACTAGGATGGCCAAGGGGCACTCCTCTGTGATCATTCGCCCCCCAAAGCCGATGGTCACCTGTACCTCAATGGAGAAGAGGAAGGCAGCGGTGAAGGACTGGACGCTGGTCACACAGGGCACAAAGCCTTCCTCGGTGTAGTCCAGGTCGCCATGGGCGAAGGCGATGAGCCACCAGATCATCCCAAAGAGCAGCCAGGTGCAGAGGAAGGACATGGTGAAGATGAGGAGGGTGTGATGCCACTTGAGGTCCACCACGGTGGTGAAGACGTCCAGCAGGAAGCGGCCCTGCTCCCGGATGTTCTTGTGGGCCACATTGCACCTCCCGTTCTTGGCCACGAACCTCGCCCTCCGCTCCTGCGCCCGGTACTTGGGCTCATTGATGTCCTCGGCCAGGCGGGTGGTCAGCACGTAGTCCTCCGGGATCAGGCCCTTCCTGGCCAGCATGACTACAGCCGCCCGCTGCCGGAGAGCACTGCCCGGGCTGCTCGGACGGGGCTCCCATCTGTGCACGCCAATCACAGGGCGGCGGGGGGTGAGGGGCCGGGCGCCGCCGCCGCACGGAGCACCTGGTACCTGAAGCCGGTGCACTCCGGGACCTCCAGCCGGTACCGCCGAGCGCAGCAAACACCGGAGCCACAAGAGAAGGCAAACGTCTGCAAAACGGCACCTGGAGCCGGTGGTGAAGTTCCGGGACGCGGCCGCCAGAGGGAGCAGCGAGGCCGGGAATGGCGGGAGCCGGGAGCGCACAGGTGCGGAGAGGAGCCCCGATGTGATCGCCCGAAGATATCCCCCCAATCATGATAGGATCGCCCGAAaatatccccctccccatgtgatcGCCCGAAaatatccccctccccatgtgatcACCCGAAAATATTCCCCCCAATGTGAAAGCCTGAAAAATATCCCCCCAATATGATCGCCCGAGGATATCCCCCAATCATGATAGGATCGCCCAAAAATATCCCCCTTCCCCCTATTTCATCCCCATAAAGTACTTTGCTTCTCCCCAactatctgcccccccccccccccccccccgtgtatcACCCATTCCTCATATATGTCGcggatacccccccccccttaatatcAGGGGGTCCTCACTATACCTCTCCCCTGTATATCTCCGAGCccccgtgtgcacacttacttgcTGGAATAGTGAGGGTTAATGGCAGGTACTATGACACCCAGTATCCGCAGCCCGGAGATTAATCATTTACCCAGTGATCGTGTTACCCGGAGCGGAGAGATGATGAGAGTTACAGTCACGGCACATTTTACTGAACTCATGGCCCCAAACAATTCCATATTCTTTCTGCGGATGGTTGGCGATTCTGGCCGATGTCGCAGGGGGTACAGGGGGTCTGCAGGTCACGTGTTGCCACTAGGGGGCGTCCCGGAGGACAGGATGTCTGCACCCATGGCGGCCTCTATGTATGCAGCTTTCACacttgcccattgtgcccccttcacattagtaatgccctccgtgccccctccatagtaataaagacctctgtgcccctccatagtaataaagtcctctgtgcccccttcacattagtaatgccctccgtgccccctccatagtaataaaaacctctgtgcccctccatagtaataaagacctctgtgccccctccatagtaataaagtcctctgtgccccctccatagtaataaatacctctgtgccccctccatagtaataaagtcctctgtgccccctccatagtaataaagacctctgtgccccctccatagtaataaagatctctgcgccccctccatagtaataaagccctctgtgccccctccatagtaataaagacctctgtgccccctccatagtaataaagtcctctgtgcccctccatagtaataaagacctctgt
This genomic interval carries:
- the LOC120980943 gene encoding ATP-sensitive inward rectifier potassium channel 11-like; translated protein: MLARKGLIPEDYVLTTRLAEDINEPKYRAQERRARFVAKNGRCNVAHKNIREQGRFLLDVFTTVVDLKWHHTLLIFTMSFLCTWLLFGMIWWLIAFAHGDLDYTEEGFVPCVTSVQSFTAAFLFSIEVQVTIGFGGRMITEECPLAILVLIVQNIVGLVINAIMLGCIFMKTAQAHRRAETLIFSKHAVIALRNSKLCFMFRVGDLRKSMIISSTIRMQVVKKSSSLEGEVLPLNQIDIQMENPISTNGIFLVSPLIICHTITKDSPLYDVSATDLTHQQDLEIIVILEGVVETTGMTTQARTSYLADEILWGQRFVPTIAEEDGRYSVDYSKFGNTIKVPTPTCTARQLEEDHGNLDLRSFSPKSTIRRRNISIKVKPKFTLFDEDQT